From Columba livia isolate bColLiv1 breed racing homer chromosome 5, bColLiv1.pat.W.v2, whole genome shotgun sequence, one genomic window encodes:
- the HAUS2 gene encoding HAUS augmin-like complex subunit 2 produces the protein MSMLRAAEPPSPALRRRPSRTDASEALTGCPGTGRVSSLFPITPNMAPSRQSQVLPPTRASGIPSMADCRCSAPASPAAARAGSPCGAARPVRRALELSRRQDAKGGEERSGAAAASRCWEEQQPTAAATLLARCVAAGVVRQETLDFTCRKAPCFVKFSEMEKIVNIQAEINEKKLRTEILRLEKETADIAHPFYLGKKCEILQDMNRHLEAVLKEKRALRKMLIKPRCQESLPIEATFHKYIVELLTEAVTFIEKLESHLQTVRILPHIPNIMENMDAALTKTELLVIELEELAEQILKWRDLQKEVYSDSICNTAELDFGLSLT, from the exons ATGTCCATGCTCCGGGCGGCGGAGCCCCCCTCCCCCGCGCTCCGCCGCCGCCCTTCGAGAACTGACGCCTCAGAAGCCCTTACCGGCTGCCCCGGAACCGGACGCGTGTCATCCCTGTTTCCTATCACACCCAACATGGCGCCCAGCCGCCAGTCACAGGTGCTACCGCCCACCCGGGCTTCCGGGATACCCAGCATGGCGGACTGTCGCTGCAGCGCTCCCGCGTCGCCGGCGGCCGCCAGAGCTGGCAGTCCCTGCGGGGCGGCCAGGCCCGTGCGCAGGGCGCTGGAGCTCAGCCGGCGGCAGGACGCTAAGGGCGGCGAGGAGCGGAGTGGCGCCGCGGCCGCCAGCCGCTgctgggaggagcagcagcccaCGGCGGCGGCCACCCTGCTGGCGCGGTGCGTGGCCGCGGGCGTCGTGAGGCAG gAGACATTGGATTTTACCTGTAGAAAAGCCCCATGCTTTGTGAAATTCTCGGAGATGGAAAAAATAGTGAACATACAAGCTGAAATCAATGAG AAGAAACTGAGAACTGAAATTCTGCGGTTGGAGAAGGAAACAGCAGACATTGCTCACCCTTTTTACTTAG gcAAAAAATGCGAGATTTTGCAAGATATGAACAGACACTTGGAAGCtgtactgaaagagaagagGGCCCTTAGGAAGATGCTGATAAAACCCAGGTGTCAAGAGAGCCTGCCTATTGAGGCTACATTCCACAA GTACATAGTAGAGTTGTTGACTGAGGCTGTGACCTTCATTGAGAAGCTTGAAAGCCATTTGCAGACTGTAAGAATCCTCCCTCACATACCGAACATCATGGAGAATATG GACGCTGCTTTGACAAAAACGGAGTTGCTTGTGAtagagctggaggagctggcagagcaaaTATTGAAATGGAGAGACCTGCAAAAAGAAGTGTATTCTGACAGCATCTGCAATACTGCTGAACTGGACTTTGGCTTGTCTTTAACCTAA
- the LRRC57 gene encoding leucine-rich repeat-containing protein 57, with the protein MGNSALKAHLETAQKTGVFQLTGKGLTEFPEDLQKLTNNLRTIDLSNNKIDLLPPLIGKFSFLKSLVLNNNKLTALPEELCKLKKLETLHLNGNHLRQLPAAFGQLAALKTLSLSGNQLRTVPTQLCGLRHLDVVDLSRNQIQNVPDTVGELQAIELNLNQNQISQISVQISHCPRLKVLRLEENCLELSMLPQSILSDSQISLLAVEGNLFEIKKLRELEGYDKYMERFTATKKKFA; encoded by the exons ATGGGAAACAGCGCGCTAAAAGCCCACCTGGAGACAGCACAGAAAACGGGTGTGTTTCAGCTAACGGGAAAGGGACTTACAGAG TTTCCTGAAGATCTGCAGAAGCTAACAAACAACTTAAGGACAATAGACTTGTCGAACAACAAAATAGACCTCTTGCCACCGCTCATtggaaaattttcctttttgaagaGCCTCGttctaaacaacaacaaactga CTGCTTTACCTGAGGAGCTGTGTAAGCTGAAAAAACTGGAAACACTCCATTTGAATGGCAATCACTTGAGGCAGCTACCAGCTGCATTTGGACAACTTGCAGCTCTCAAAACACTGAGCCTTTCTGGAAACCAGCTTCGGACTGTGCCTACACAACTCTGTGGTCTTCGCCACTTGGATGTGGTAGATCTTTCCAGAAACCAGATCCAAAATGTACCCGACACCGTGGGAGAATTGCAGGCTATTGAACTCAATTTGAATCAGAATCAG ATTTCCCAGATATCAGTGCAGATCTCCCACTGTCCACGCCTCAAAGTCTTGCGTTTAGAAGAAAACTGTCTAGAACTCAGCATGCTTCCTCAGAGTATCCTCAGTGATTCCCAGATCTCACTGCTTGCAGTAGAAGGCAATCTCTTTGAAATCAAGAAACTCAGAGAACTGGAAGGTTATGACAAG taCATGGAACGATTTACAGCTACAAAGAAGAAGTTTGCATGA